In Oryza sativa Japonica Group chromosome 2, ASM3414082v1, the following are encoded in one genomic region:
- the LOC4328930 gene encoding GTP 3',8-cyclase, mitochondrial has translation MMMMPLRCLSELARRRPDRAVDAMRVGLRCLMSTCPLSKATDDSQRLYATSSCANVPEVALSEAPLSDMLVDSFGRFHNYLRISLTERCNLRCQYCMPAQGVQLTPNSELLSHDEIIRVAGLFVTSGVDKIRLTGGEPTIRKDIEDICLHLSGLKGLKTLAMTTNGLVLSKKLPRLKECGLNALNISLDTLVPAKFEFMTRRKGHSRVMESIDASIQLGFQSVKVNCVVMRGMNDDEICDFVEMTRDKPVNVRFIEFMPFDGNVWNVKKLVPYAEMMDKVRQRFKGVERLQDHPSETAKNFKIDGHAGTISFITSMTEHFCAGCNRLRLLADGNLKVCLFGPSEVSLREPIRAGVDDAGLREIISAAVKRKKAKHAGMFDIAKTANRPMIHIGG, from the exons atgatgatgatgccgcTGCGTTGCCTCTCCGAGCTGGCCCGCCGCCGGCCTGATCGCGCG GTTGATGCAATGAGAGTGGGGCTCCGATGTTTGATGAGCACTTGCCCGTTATCCAAAGCTACTGATGATAGTCAAAGGTTATATGCAACTTCTTCTTGTGCTAATGTGCCAGAGGTAGCACTGAGTGAGGCGCCACTGTCAGACATGCTTGTCGATTCGTTCGGGAGATTCCACAACTACCTGAGGATCTCCTTGACCGAGCGCTGTAATCTGAGATGCCAGTACTGCATGCCTGCCCAAGGAGTTCAGCTCACGCCAAACTCAGAGCTCCTGTCGCATGATGAGATAATCCGAGTTGCCGGCCTGTTCGTTACTTCTGGTGTGGATAAGATCCGGTTGACCGGCGGAGAACCAACCATTAGAAAGGATATCGAGGATATCTGTTTGCATCTTTCCGGCTTGAAGGGGCTGAAAACTCTTGCGATGACCACGAATGGGCTCGTTCTTTCTAAGAAGCTCCCAAGGTTGAAAGAATGTGGGCTCAATGCTCTAAATATTAGCTTGGACACGTTGGTCCCTGCAAAGTTTGAGTTCATGACAAGACGTAAAGGGCACTCGAGAGTCATGGAATCGATAGATGCTTCTATACAACTTGGATTCCAATCTGTCAAG GTCAACTGCGTTGTCATGCGTGGAATGAATGATGACGAGATCTGTGATTTTGTTGAAATGACGAGAGACAAGCCTGTCAATGTCAGATTTATAGAGTTTATGCCGTTTGATGGTAATGTTTGGAATGTCAAGAAGTTGGTTCCTTATGCAGAGATGATGGATAAAGTG CGCCAACGTTTTAAAGGTGTAGAGAGACTTCAAGATCATCCGTCAGAGACCGCAAAGAATTTCAAGATTGATGGTCATGCTGGAACAATTTCGTTTATTACATCGATGACAGAGCATTTTTGTGCTGGTTGCAATAGATTACGACTATTGGCTGATGGCAACTTGAAAGTGTGCTTATTTGGCCCCTCAGAG GTGAGCCTGAGAGAGCCTATTCGAGCTGGTGTTGATGATGCTGGACTCAGAGAAATAATAAGCGCTGCG GTTAAAAGGAAGAAAGCTAAACATGCTGGGATGTTTGATATTGCTAAGACGGCAAATAGACCTATGATTCACATTGGTGGCTGA
- the LOC4328931 gene encoding uncharacterized protein — protein MDPRLGRSAFINFSNPNAYVGKFPVISTVSHPTASSQIDVLAHCSSYNLPRGTKRKFDGLSLGLGNSSSSESSKQSMGTGCTISSAKGSDDGSSIDLDLNHFTLGNEGTSRLDKRACDSRRALDKPELNLELSLSSQSAITGADFTAATEYNSPSLQPYYMDLVPTVDEGSTSARRPSGCQVLSFLNKTAKMSEFSPREVFPGSSNQSQGPAPMPTLLQLPKSPVACTSGLSRPQQRSSSTKNCTYPGCMKGARGSSGRCIAHGGGRRCQKDGCDKGAEGKTIFCKAHGGGRRCEHLGCTKSAEGRTDFCIAHGGGRRCSHEGCKRAARGKSGRCIKHGGGKRCQHAGCTKSAEGRSGLCIAHGGGRRCQQDGCGKGAQGSTNFCKAHGGGKRCTHPDCKKGAEGSTAFCKGHGGGKRCSAEGCTKSVHGGTLCCVAHGGGKRCVVEGCTKSARGRTDRCVGHGGGKRCQSSGCDKSAQGSTNFCKAHGGGKRCLWGHEGSDHGAGDTPCERLARGKNGLCVYHNPQVDENRVHGGFSVVSDALSQGDRPSNTETSRCSIFSHPMEAPRRVAAPADEGRVHGGNILSMFANGMSLGKHPANQAEASTSAPRNSKSTNGMVTGNSAVRGSWL, from the coding sequence ATGGACCCCAGACTTGGGCGGTCAGCGTTTATAAATTTCTCAAATCCAAATGCCTATGTGGGCAAGTTCCCTGTCATCTCCACAGTCAGCCATCCTACAGCTTCTAGTCAAATTGATGTGCTAGCTCATTGCAGTTCATACAACCTGCCTAGAGGGACCAAGAGAAAGTTTGATGGCTTGTCACTAGGGCTGGGCAACTCATCAAGCTCAGAATCTAGCAAGCAAAGCATGGGTACTGGCTGCACCATATCTTCTGCTAAGGGTAGTGATGATGGTTCTTCTATTGATTTGGATTTGAATCATTTTACTCTGGGCAATGAAGGTACTTCCAGGCTTGATAAGCGGGCCTGTGATTCTAGGAGGGCTTTGGATAAGCCTGAATTGAATCTTGAGCTGTCTTTGTCATCCCAGTCTGCTATTACTGGTGCAGACTTCACTGCAGCGACTGAATATAATAGCCCAAGTCTGCAGCCATACTATATGGACTTAGTGCCAACAGTTGATGAAGGATCTACATCTGCTCGCCGACCATCTGGTTGTCAGGTACTGTCTTTCCTTAATAAGACTGCAAAGATGAGTGAATTTTCTCCAAGGGAGGTTTTCCCAGGTAGCTCTAACCAGAGTCAAGGTCCGGCTCCAATGCCAACATTGCTTCAACTGCCAAAAAGTCCAGTAGCCTGTACTTCCGGTTTATCTCGTCCACAACAGCGCAGCAGTAGCACAAAAAACTGTACATACCCAGGATGTATGAAAGGAGCCAGAGGTTCTTCAGGGCGTTGCATTGCTCATGGTGGGGGTAGAAGGTGCCAAAAAGATGGTTGTGACAAGGGGGCTGAGGGCAAGACAATATTTTGTAAGGCCCATGGTGGGGGAAGGCGCTGCGAACACCTTGGATGCACCAAGAGTGCTGAAGGTCGTACTGACTTCTGCATAGCTCACGGTGGTGGCCGTCGTTGTAGCCATGAAGGATGCAAAAGAGCAGCAAGAGGGAAATCTGGTCGCTGTATTAAACATGGTGGTGGCAAAAGGTGTCAACATGCAGGCTGTACAAAGAGTGCAGAAGGGCGCTCAGGCTTGTGCATTGCTCATGGAGGTGGGCGCCGCTGTCAGCAAGATGGTTGCGGAAAAGGAGCTCAGGGAAGTACCAACTTTTGCAAGGCGCATGGTGGTGGGAAGAGATGCACACACCCTGATTGTAAAAAGGGTGCCGAGGGAAGTACAGCGTTTTGCAAGGGACATGGAGGAGGCAAACGTTGTTCAGCTGAAGGTTGTACTAAGAGTGTGCATGGCGGAACCCTTTGCTGTGTTGCCCATGGAGGTGGGAAGAGGTGTGTGGTAGAAGGATGCACAAAGAGTGCAAGAGGCCGTACTGACCGCTGTGTTGGCCATGGCGGGGGCAAGAGATGCCAATCTTCTGGATGTGATAAGAGTGCACAGGGAAGCACTAACTTTTGCAAGGCACATGGAGGCGGCAAGCGTTGCTTGTGGGGTCACGAAGGATCTGACCATGGAGCTGGTGACACTCCTTGTGAGCGCCTTGCAAGAGGCAAGAATGGCCTGTGTGTTTATCACAATCCGCAGGTGGATGAAAATCGTGTCCATGGGGGTTTCAGCGTTGTCAGCGATGCACTTTCTCAGGGAGATCGACCTTCAAACACTGAAACAAGCAGGTGCAGCATTTTCTCGCATCCTATGGAGGCTCCTCGTCGTGTGGCAGCTCCAGCTGACGAGGGTCGGGTGCATGGTGGCAACATCCTGTCAATGTTTGCAAATGGCATGAGTTTGGGGAAGCATCCCGCCAACCAAGCAGAGGCTAGCACCTCTGCACCTCGCAACTCGAAATCCACCAATGGCATGGTGACCGGTAACTCTGCGGTGCGGGGCAGCTGGCTGTAG
- the LOC4328929 gene encoding uncharacterized protein has translation MGSLGPSVVGLQPKAEKTTAAAGGEQQHGGGGGGCGGSSFRMPLHYPRYKKAEYEAMPEWRVDCLLREYGLPVDGDLDAKRRFAMGAFLWPDQY, from the coding sequence ATGGGATCGTTGGGTCCAAGCGTGGTGGGGCTGCAGCCCAAGGCcgagaagacgacggcggcggccggcggtgagcagcagcacggcggcggcggcggcgggtgtggCGGGTCGTCGTTCCGGATGCCGCTGCACTACCCGCGGTACAAGAAGGCGGAGTACGAGGCGATGCCGGAGTGGCGGGTGGACTGCCTGCTCCGGGAGTACGGGCTCCCCGTCGACGGCGACCTCGACGCCAAGCGGCGGTTCGCCATGGGCGCCTTCCTCTGGCCCGACCAGTACTAG